The following are from one region of the Prochlorococcus marinus str. SB genome:
- the ftsH gene encoding ATP-dependent zinc metalloprotease FtsH produces MPIRQDDNQPNRRFGIVNIILIGVGALLLFSSLFPNQNMQIPRVPYSLFIDQVNDGEVKRAYITQEQIRYELNGAEEGAPSVLATTPIFDMDLPQRLESKGVEFAAAPPKKPNFFSTILSWVVPPLIFILVLQFFARRSMGGGGAQGALSFTKSKAKVYVPDDESKVTFADVAGVDEAKDELTEIVDFLKKPERYTDIGARIPKGVLLVGPPGTGKTLLSKAVAGEAEVPFFIISGSEFVELFVGAGAARVRDLFEQAKKKAPCIIFIDELDAIGKSRSGSMGVVGGNDEREQTLNQLLTEMDGFASADKPVIVLAATNQPEVLDAALLRPGRFDRQVLVDRPDLSGRKTILEIYTKKVKLADSIDLDSIAQATSGFAGADLANMVNEAALLAARAKRKSVEQQDLSEAIERVVAGLEKKSRVLQDDEKKVVAYHEVGHAIVGHLMPGGSKVAKISIVPRGMSALGYTLQLPTEERFLNSKEELKGQIATLLGGRSAEEVVFGKITTGASNDLQRATDIAEQMVGTFGMSDILGPLAYDKQGGGQFLGNGNNPRRSVSDATAQAIDKEVRDLVDDAHETALNILRNNLSLLESISQKILQEEVIEGDELKTLLAESKMPA; encoded by the coding sequence ATGCCAATAAGACAGGATGATAATCAACCTAATAGAAGATTTGGAATTGTAAATATTATTTTGATAGGAGTTGGAGCATTACTTCTTTTTAGTAGCCTGTTCCCTAACCAAAATATGCAAATACCAAGAGTCCCTTACTCATTATTTATTGATCAGGTTAATGATGGGGAGGTTAAGCGTGCCTATATCACTCAAGAACAAATTAGATATGAGTTAAATGGAGCTGAAGAAGGTGCACCCTCTGTTTTAGCAACAACCCCAATTTTTGATATGGACCTTCCACAAAGGTTAGAGAGTAAAGGGGTGGAATTCGCTGCCGCACCTCCCAAAAAACCTAATTTTTTCTCAACCATATTGAGTTGGGTTGTTCCTCCTTTAATTTTTATTCTTGTTTTACAATTCTTCGCCAGAAGAAGTATGGGTGGAGGAGGTGCTCAGGGTGCTCTTAGTTTTACTAAAAGTAAAGCAAAAGTTTACGTGCCTGATGATGAATCAAAAGTGACATTTGCTGATGTAGCTGGGGTTGATGAAGCTAAGGATGAATTAACGGAAATAGTTGATTTTCTAAAAAAACCTGAGAGATACACAGATATCGGTGCGCGAATACCAAAAGGGGTACTTCTTGTGGGACCTCCAGGAACAGGTAAAACTCTTCTTTCGAAAGCTGTTGCGGGAGAAGCAGAAGTTCCTTTCTTTATAATTTCAGGTTCTGAATTTGTCGAGCTTTTTGTTGGTGCAGGTGCTGCAAGAGTAAGAGATTTATTCGAACAAGCAAAGAAAAAAGCTCCATGTATTATCTTTATTGATGAATTGGATGCTATTGGTAAAAGTCGTTCTGGATCTATGGGGGTCGTTGGCGGTAATGATGAAAGAGAACAAACTTTAAATCAGCTTCTTACTGAAATGGATGGATTTGCTTCAGCTGATAAGCCAGTTATAGTACTTGCTGCTACTAACCAGCCTGAAGTCCTCGATGCTGCACTTCTTAGACCAGGAAGATTTGACAGACAAGTTTTAGTTGATAGACCAGATTTGTCTGGTAGAAAAACTATATTGGAGATATATACCAAAAAGGTTAAACTAGCTGATTCAATTGACTTGGACTCTATTGCACAAGCTACTAGCGGGTTCGCTGGAGCCGATTTAGCCAACATGGTAAATGAGGCTGCTTTACTTGCGGCTAGAGCTAAAAGGAAAAGTGTAGAACAACAAGACCTTAGCGAAGCTATTGAAAGAGTTGTGGCGGGATTGGAAAAGAAGAGTCGTGTTTTGCAAGATGATGAAAAGAAAGTTGTTGCCTATCACGAAGTCGGTCATGCAATAGTTGGTCATCTAATGCCAGGAGGTTCAAAAGTTGCCAAGATTTCAATTGTACCAAGAGGTATGAGTGCACTTGGTTATACTCTTCAATTGCCAACAGAAGAAAGATTTTTGAATTCTAAAGAGGAATTAAAAGGACAAATAGCTACACTTCTTGGAGGAAGATCAGCTGAAGAGGTTGTTTTTGGAAAGATTACTACTGGAGCCTCAAATGACTTACAAAGAGCAACTGACATAGCAGAACAAATGGTTGGTACATTCGGAATGAGTGATATTCTTGGACCCCTTGCTTATGACAAACAAGGTGGAGGTCAGTTTTTAGGGAATGGAAACAACCCAAGAAGATCTGTAAGTGATGCTACTGCTCAAGCAATAGACAAAGAGGTTAGAGATTTAGTTGATGATGCACACGAAACAGCACTTAATATTTTGAGGAATAATTTATCTCTTCTTGAATCGATTTCTCAAAAAATTCTTCAAGAAGAAGTCATAGAAGGGGATGAACTCAAAACTCTTTTGGCAGAAAGTAAAATGCCTGCATAG
- the argF gene encoding ornithine carbamoyltransferase, translated as MLKPIKLANKNFLSSLDTSSEEFLHILEIANNFKNKDLNIELKNKVLGLIFDKASTRTRVSFQVAMSRLGGTTVDLNPTTSQIGRGEPIKDTARVLSRYCDVLAIRTYKQSDLEEYAKWSSKPVINALTDLEHPCQALADFLTIKEEFIDIKNVVLTFIGDGNNVANSLILCGALLGVEIRIACPKGYEPNSLLIDKAYEIYKNKNLLTITDDPNTAVSGANVLYTDVWSSMGEENQKDEKEKVFNGFTIDSDLVSKADKDAIILHCLPAYRSKEITDEIFESHKSRIFDQAENRLHAQQALLSCILQ; from the coding sequence ATGCTAAAGCCAATCAAGCTTGCTAACAAAAATTTTTTATCAAGCTTGGATACTTCAAGTGAGGAATTTTTACATATTTTAGAAATCGCTAATAACTTTAAAAATAAAGATTTAAATATCGAATTAAAAAATAAAGTTTTAGGACTGATTTTTGATAAGGCCTCTACTCGTACAAGGGTTAGTTTTCAAGTGGCAATGTCAAGGCTTGGTGGCACTACAGTTGATCTGAATCCCACTACTTCCCAAATTGGGAGGGGAGAGCCAATTAAAGATACAGCAAGAGTTTTAAGTAGATATTGTGATGTTCTTGCGATTAGAACTTATAAACAATCTGATTTGGAGGAGTATGCAAAATGGTCTTCAAAACCAGTTATTAACGCCCTTACAGATTTGGAACATCCCTGCCAAGCTTTAGCGGACTTTCTAACTATTAAAGAAGAGTTTATTGATATTAAGAATGTAGTTTTGACATTTATTGGAGATGGGAATAACGTCGCTAATTCTCTTATTCTTTGTGGAGCTTTATTAGGTGTTGAAATTAGGATTGCATGTCCTAAAGGTTATGAACCTAACTCGTTGTTGATAGACAAAGCATATGAAATATATAAAAATAAGAATTTATTGACGATTACTGATGATCCCAATACTGCTGTTTCAGGAGCAAATGTTCTTTATACAGATGTTTGGTCATCTATGGGAGAAGAAAATCAAAAAGATGAAAAAGAAAAAGTTTTTAATGGTTTTACTATTGACAGTGATTTAGTTAGTAAGGCTGATAAAGATGCAATTATTCTTCATTGCCTTCCTGCGTATAGATCCAAAGAGATAACTGATGAAATATTCGAAAGTCATAAAAGTAGAATTTTTGATCAAGCTGAAAATAGATTGCATGCTCAACAAGCTCTTTTATCTTGCATTCTCCAGTAG
- the lexA gene encoding transcriptional repressor LexA, with amino-acid sequence METCSEDDLTQAQNELYGWIKDYMKNFQHSPSIRQMMQAMGLKSPAPIQSRLKHLQEKGYISWQEGKARTMQIVDEIIEGVPIMGSVAAGGLIETYSDVQDNLDISDVLKKKNVFALTVNGDSMIDAYIADGDMVLMEPIKDSYSLRNGTIVSAMVPGLGTTLKYFVKRGGKIFLEAANPEYEPIELNLDEVVFQGKLLAVWRKV; translated from the coding sequence ATGGAAACTTGTTCAGAGGACGATCTTACCCAAGCTCAGAATGAGCTCTATGGATGGATAAAAGATTATATGAAAAACTTTCAACATAGCCCATCCATTAGGCAGATGATGCAAGCTATGGGATTAAAATCTCCTGCTCCAATTCAAAGTCGCTTAAAACATTTGCAGGAAAAGGGATATATCTCTTGGCAAGAGGGTAAAGCAAGAACTATGCAGATAGTAGATGAAATTATAGAAGGAGTACCAATTATGGGTTCTGTGGCAGCAGGAGGACTAATTGAAACTTATTCTGATGTTCAAGATAATTTGGATATTTCTGATGTTTTAAAAAAGAAAAATGTTTTTGCACTTACCGTTAATGGAGATTCTATGATAGATGCATATATTGCAGATGGAGATATGGTTTTGATGGAGCCTATTAAAGATTCATATTCTCTTAGGAATGGAACTATTGTTAGTGCAATGGTTCCAGGATTAGGTACAACTTTAAAGTATTTTGTTAAGAGAGGAGGAAAAATATTTCTTGAAGCAGCAAATCCAGAGTATGAACCAATCGAGTTAAATTTAGATGAAGTTGTTTTTCAAGGAAAATTATTAGCTGTCTGGCGAAAAGTTTAA
- a CDS encoding class I SAM-dependent methyltransferase, whose translation MKILNLGCGAKTSDSEDIVNIDWSILLRLRKNNLMRFASFFLGENRIKRLKELPNNIQVHDLRKGIPFKEFSVDAVYSSHVLEHIDRQDVPRFLNEIFRVLKPQGIIRIVVPNFSYLCSEYIKNYNKCFECNNSRILHDNFVADIIEQSVRRECSGTSKQKKFPRKIENLFFGDARKRGETHQWMYDQFNLKNLLLDASFQEIKVHSFLTSDIADWGRYGLDLNNQGEEYKPNSLYMEARKIF comes from the coding sequence ATGAAGATCCTTAATTTAGGTTGTGGAGCTAAAACTTCAGATTCAGAAGATATAGTTAATATAGACTGGTCTATTTTATTAAGATTGAGAAAAAATAATCTTATGAGATTTGCATCATTTTTTTTAGGAGAAAATCGTATAAAAAGGCTTAAAGAATTACCTAATAATATTCAAGTCCATGATTTAAGAAAAGGCATCCCTTTCAAGGAATTCAGTGTTGACGCTGTTTATTCTTCCCACGTTTTAGAACATATAGACAGGCAAGATGTACCTCGTTTTTTAAACGAAATTTTTAGGGTTCTAAAACCTCAGGGTATAATCAGGATTGTGGTACCGAACTTTTCTTATTTATGTTCTGAATATATCAAAAATTATAATAAATGTTTTGAATGCAACAACTCAAGAATATTGCATGATAATTTTGTAGCAGACATAATAGAGCAATCAGTTAGGAGAGAGTGTTCAGGCACCTCAAAACAGAAAAAATTTCCAAGAAAAATTGAAAATTTATTTTTTGGAGATGCAAGAAAGAGAGGAGAAACTCATCAATGGATGTACGATCAATTTAATTTAAAAAATCTTTTGTTAGATGCTAGTTTTCAGGAAATTAAAGTTCATTCCTTCCTAACAAGTGATATTGCTGATTGGGGAAGATATGGTTTGGACCTAAATAATCAAGGTGAGGAATATAAGCCAAATTCACTTTATATGGAGGCCAGAAAAATTTTTTAA
- a CDS encoding acyltransferase family protein: MTRIKHIDGLRAIAIIAVVFYHAFPKTFPNGYLGVDYFLAISGFVISKKYFLDEDKFSFKEFWSKRITRLYPQMLA, encoded by the coding sequence TTGACAAGAATTAAACATATTGATGGTCTTCGTGCAATTGCAATAATAGCAGTAGTGTTTTATCATGCCTTTCCAAAAACATTCCCAAATGGATACTTAGGAGTTGATTACTTTCTTGCCATTAGTGGTTTTGTAATATCAAAAAAATATTTTTTAGACGAAGATAAATTTTCTTTCAAGGAATTTTGGTCTAAAAGAATAACTAGACTATACCCTCAAATGCTAGCTTGA
- a CDS encoding acyltransferase family protein, translating to MAGGYWNFSNEFKPLFNTWSLGLEEQFYFLIAITFSFFQRFKISKEFIKKVFLLSFFISLIASGFGAIYFQSANYLLLIGRFWEFAIGIYAAYLAKKNLKWITNSITNICFLLIVIIPIAIPIETSRYAPNPFLLIPLIGVLVICASENKSVSTYLLSSKVFVYIGLSSYAIYLYHQPLLAFTRLNSFNGLNTLETFYLVLGSFLIGF from the coding sequence TTGGCAGGTGGATATTGGAATTTCTCCAACGAATTTAAGCCATTATTTAATACATGGAGTTTAGGACTTGAAGAACAATTTTATTTTCTAATAGCTATAACTTTTTCTTTTTTTCAACGCTTCAAAATATCTAAAGAATTTATAAAAAAAGTTTTTTTATTATCTTTTTTTATAAGTTTAATTGCAAGTGGTTTTGGTGCAATATATTTCCAAAGTGCTAATTATCTACTTCTCATAGGTAGATTTTGGGAATTTGCAATTGGTATATATGCTGCTTATCTAGCAAAGAAAAATTTAAAGTGGATTACAAATTCAATTACTAATATTTGCTTTTTATTGATAGTAATTATTCCAATAGCAATACCAATAGAAACTTCTAGATATGCACCTAATCCTTTTTTATTAATTCCACTGATTGGGGTCTTAGTTATTTGCGCTAGTGAAAACAAATCAGTATCTACATACTTACTCTCTTCAAAAGTATTTGTTTATATTGGTTTATCAAGTTATGCGATATATCTTTATCATCAACCATTGCTTGCATTTACAAGGCTAAACTCCTTCAATGGTCTAAATACTTTAGAAACCTTCTACTTGGTTCTTGGATCATTTTTAATAGGATTTTAG
- a CDS encoding dual specificity protein phosphatase family protein produces METIKREFIFNWLLQNEIALGNAPLNKKNIDFLKEKGIKAILNLCYSIEYVHPTDIFVDFEYKHLELPDHRSSHKISKKQIFESIEIIKEIKKKGPTFIHCMQSIERSPLICMAWLICEKKLPLDNALEYLMRIHKTTNPTNEQLLLLREISLNNKI; encoded by the coding sequence ATGGAAACTATTAAAAGAGAGTTTATATTCAATTGGCTTTTACAAAATGAGATAGCTTTGGGTAATGCTCCACTTAATAAAAAAAATATAGATTTCCTTAAAGAAAAAGGTATAAAAGCAATCTTGAATTTATGTTATTCGATTGAATATGTACATCCAACAGATATTTTTGTGGATTTTGAATATAAGCATTTAGAATTACCTGATCATAGATCAAGTCATAAAATTTCAAAAAAACAAATTTTTGAATCGATTGAAATAATAAAAGAAATAAAAAAAAAAGGGCCTACCTTTATACACTGTATGCAATCTATAGAAAGATCTCCTTTGATTTGCATGGCATGGCTTATTTGCGAAAAGAAATTACCTTTAGATAATGCTTTAGAGTATTTAATGAGAATACATAAAACAACAAATCCAACCAACGAACAATTACTATTGCTTAGAGAAATATCATTAAACAATAAAATTTGA
- a CDS encoding GumC family protein, protein MENINNNYSKYTKSKNSYGNDYDNSIRNKEYEFKDFLKAINRRKKIVISISIAVFTSTLSISIFQRIFFPIYIGDFSMLISDPLNNNKNNSANSIGGVFEQLALNSTDNDLPTLIELLKSPILLNPISKDYGIPFNKFSKSLKISTPGGLRTQSMAQGVLRISFKGENPRIVNSMLVSISKAYLKSALDQKQQRLSDGLIFLNNQSPKLEGKNKQVQKELSDFRERNQLIEPTVEGQELKTRLDYLENELDNIKNERVKLNNLLNSIENGSLTAYGFKQAITTDLNLNERIPTEGVSFINLDLELLDQYILVKQKLAIARTKYLEDSEIVKGLKYRVEQIEPTLKSNQISALISAREIIDKNIQNAKIKIKSLKEKFEKQPKLISEYKTLQQKALLAAKNLEGLSSAKEKFQLEIAQRSVPWSIIAPPKVYPVPVSPDIPLNLSLSLIFGPVLGLIVGLIRDKVDHVYHSPDEVKENLNLPLLAELPYIESFVNLRENNESIFNVEDKLNATKNEKSSESYLGYQRFFYQEAFRGMYTSIKFINTQNSLKILSISSCIPSEGKSLISTMFAKTISELGLSVLLIDTDLRKPQVHARLGLDNLIGFSNLLIDSSDNYKKYIQSVPTQDNFDVITSGSIPPDPTRLLGSDSMKKFIETIRSENKYDYVILDTSPILSISDSTLIAQYCDSLLMVVSLNNVDMDLPLLAKNKLKKTNRPLIGFVSNQIKKPKTFSKNRYYGYSNYSNNYGYNSNYISYYADNKIRDKFTKRNLTFENSKDNFLISKIKKFRNKVLDFISWLDR, encoded by the coding sequence TTGGAAAATATAAATAATAACTATTCTAAATATACAAAATCAAAAAATTCATATGGTAACGATTACGATAACTCTATAAGAAATAAGGAATACGAATTTAAAGATTTTCTAAAGGCTATTAATAGACGAAAAAAAATAGTTATTAGTATTTCAATAGCAGTTTTTACGTCAACATTATCAATTAGTATATTTCAAAGAATTTTTTTTCCTATTTATATAGGTGACTTTTCTATGTTGATATCTGATCCCTTAAACAATAATAAAAATAATAGTGCTAATTCAATTGGTGGTGTTTTTGAGCAACTAGCTTTAAATTCTACAGACAACGATCTTCCAACTCTCATAGAATTACTAAAAAGTCCAATATTATTAAATCCTATATCTAAAGATTATGGAATACCTTTCAACAAGTTTTCAAAAAGTTTAAAAATTTCCACTCCTGGAGGATTAAGAACGCAATCTATGGCTCAAGGAGTATTAAGAATAAGTTTTAAAGGCGAAAATCCAAGGATTGTTAATAGTATGTTAGTCAGTATCAGTAAAGCATATTTAAAATCAGCTCTAGACCAAAAGCAACAAAGATTATCTGATGGACTAATTTTTCTTAACAATCAATCTCCTAAACTAGAAGGAAAGAACAAACAAGTTCAAAAAGAACTCTCTGATTTTCGAGAAAGAAATCAACTTATAGAACCCACTGTAGAAGGACAAGAACTGAAAACAAGATTAGATTATTTAGAAAATGAATTAGATAATATTAAAAACGAAAGGGTTAAATTAAATAATCTTTTAAATAGCATTGAAAATGGATCACTTACAGCTTATGGATTTAAACAAGCAATTACAACAGACTTAAATTTAAACGAAAGGATACCCACGGAGGGAGTATCATTCATTAACCTTGATTTAGAGTTATTGGATCAATATATACTTGTGAAACAAAAACTTGCAATTGCTAGAACAAAATATTTAGAAGATTCCGAAATAGTTAAAGGTTTAAAATACAGAGTTGAACAAATAGAGCCAACTTTAAAATCTAACCAAATATCTGCACTTATTTCGGCACGAGAAATAATAGATAAAAACATACAAAATGCAAAAATAAAAATCAAATCCTTAAAAGAAAAATTTGAAAAACAACCTAAGTTAATAAGTGAATACAAAACACTGCAGCAAAAGGCTTTGTTGGCAGCAAAGAATTTAGAGGGTTTGTCATCTGCAAAAGAAAAGTTTCAACTTGAAATTGCTCAACGATCCGTACCATGGTCAATTATTGCTCCTCCAAAAGTTTATCCAGTCCCAGTTTCTCCAGATATACCTTTAAACCTATCTCTTAGCTTAATCTTTGGTCCCGTTCTCGGCCTAATAGTAGGTTTAATCAGAGATAAAGTTGATCATGTTTATCATTCACCAGATGAAGTAAAGGAAAATCTAAATTTACCGCTTCTAGCTGAACTACCTTATATTGAATCATTTGTTAATCTAAGGGAAAATAATGAATCTATATTTAACGTTGAAGATAAATTAAATGCAACTAAAAATGAGAAATCATCTGAATCATATTTAGGATATCAACGATTTTTTTATCAAGAAGCATTCAGAGGAATGTATACCTCTATTAAGTTTATAAATACTCAAAACTCATTAAAAATTTTATCTATATCAAGTTGTATACCTTCTGAGGGTAAATCACTTATAAGTACTATGTTTGCTAAAACCATATCTGAATTAGGATTAAGCGTGTTATTAATTGATACTGATCTTAGGAAACCTCAAGTTCACGCTAGATTGGGTCTTGATAATTTAATTGGCTTTTCTAATTTATTAATTGATTCCTCAGATAACTATAAAAAATATATACAATCTGTTCCAACTCAAGATAATTTTGATGTCATAACTTCAGGTTCAATTCCTCCTGATCCTACAAGGCTTCTAGGTTCTGATTCAATGAAAAAATTTATTGAGACAATTAGATCAGAAAATAAATATGATTATGTAATTTTAGATACCTCCCCCATCCTAAGCATTTCAGATTCAACTCTTATTGCTCAATATTGTGATTCATTATTAATGGTTGTAAGTTTAAATAATGTTGACATGGACTTACCATTACTTGCAAAAAACAAGCTAAAGAAAACTAACAGACCACTTATTGGTTTCGTTTCTAATCAAATCAAAAAACCAAAAACATTTTCTAAAAATAGGTATTACGGTTATTCTAATTATTCAAATAATTATGGATATAATTCAAACTACATTTCCTACTACGCTGACAATAAAATCAGAGATAAATTTACTAAAAGAAATTTAACTTTTGAAAATAGTAAAGATAATTTTTTAATCTCAAAAATTAAAAAGTTTCGTAATAAAGTTTTAGATTTCATTTCTTGGCTTGATAGATAA
- a CDS encoding polysaccharide biosynthesis/export family protein — MINFFNYKIKFIKIFLFSIFFIIINGSIASEINTLNKKNIDLEEVRKDISILQESYYILGPGDQIQLTYIDTPEDNLITQILNDGNIYIPIIGKIKLEGLTIPEARNLITESLKNQLINPLVDLMLIQKRPIKVTLIGEVDNPGLYTLTGNLINKSNSQSSLLPTVVDAIRVSGGITDSANITNVKIRRKLPHNIGGFKETEVNLYDLIFNGNQENNPLLFDGDSILISKAKVIDSESLEIASVNLSSPFIKVTFVGEFNNTGQIELKRGTPLAQGILNAGGLKDFRSNKGGIEIVRVNRNGTVSKNRYKFNYSNGLSLKQNPSLQNGDVVMVSKNLLAKTTDSITEITKPATGIISLWSLIKLTTN; from the coding sequence ATGATTAACTTTTTTAATTATAAAATAAAGTTTATAAAAATATTTCTTTTTAGCATCTTTTTCATAATAATTAATGGCTCTATTGCTTCTGAAATTAATACTCTAAATAAAAAAAATATTGATCTTGAAGAGGTAAGAAAAGATATCTCAATTCTCCAAGAAAGTTACTATATACTTGGTCCAGGAGATCAAATTCAATTGACTTATATTGATACACCTGAGGATAATTTGATTACTCAAATTCTTAATGATGGTAATATTTATATTCCAATTATTGGAAAAATTAAATTAGAAGGGCTCACAATTCCTGAGGCAAGAAACTTAATTACTGAATCTCTCAAAAATCAATTAATAAACCCTTTGGTTGACTTGATGTTAATTCAAAAAAGACCAATTAAAGTAACATTAATTGGTGAAGTTGATAATCCTGGCCTATATACTTTGACGGGCAATTTAATTAATAAAAGTAATAGTCAATCCTCATTACTACCTACAGTCGTTGATGCAATAAGAGTGTCTGGGGGGATCACAGATTCTGCAAACATAACAAATGTAAAAATAAGGCGAAAATTGCCTCACAATATAGGAGGATTTAAAGAAACTGAAGTTAATTTATACGACTTAATTTTTAATGGAAATCAAGAAAATAATCCTCTTTTATTTGACGGAGATTCTATTTTAATTAGTAAAGCAAAAGTAATTGATAGTGAATCTCTAGAAATTGCTTCTGTTAATCTTTCTTCTCCATTTATAAAAGTTACATTTGTTGGTGAATTTAATAATACTGGTCAAATAGAACTAAAAAGAGGAACTCCTCTTGCTCAAGGAATATTGAATGCAGGTGGGTTAAAAGATTTTAGATCTAATAAAGGAGGTATTGAAATTGTACGAGTTAACAGGAACGGTACTGTCAGTAAAAATAGATATAAATTTAACTACTCTAATGGATTATCTTTAAAACAAAATCCATCTCTTCAAAATGGAGATGTAGTAATGGTATCTAAAAATCTTTTAGCAAAAACAACTGATTCAATTACAGAAATAACAAAACCAGCGACAGGAATAATTTCTTTATGGTCTCTGATTAAGTTAACGACAAATTAA
- a CDS encoding glycosyltransferase: MLFHIEAGSFNGVGGTDAFIRRISYEFERMGHKVYLLSYGSKYNFSKYLSEKIVNYGFCDFGETIDFLSSNNIKHCLCIYLKKRDRVSLLIKKNLKFLKTYYHLVQFNYITSDVKRFLTFVSNRFFFNGLCFCVSKRIRKSFPKEFSRAIEINLPVDDSFYSSISKKKKSNKKRIAYLGRLDYSKGADIAYKLFKEINTSPDFKNIETFMYSYPWENDNFSLQLEEELKKDEYIKYIRANIHNQNVEEIDNDLKILIDSVDLFILPYRSLENTVDCPLVPLEINARKKFILTSNLECIKDLKLENIYYNDFFRNEFIISLNLIKKILFNINQSNSILEVGNKYRTSIISEKIIYSFNNFNKNCL; encoded by the coding sequence ATGTTATTTCATATTGAGGCTGGATCTTTTAATGGTGTTGGAGGAACAGATGCATTTATTAGAAGAATATCCTATGAGTTTGAGAGAATGGGCCATAAAGTCTATTTATTAAGTTATGGAAGCAAGTATAATTTTAGTAAATATCTCTCAGAAAAAATTGTAAATTATGGTTTCTGTGATTTTGGAGAAACCATAGACTTTCTTTCTAGTAATAATATAAAACATTGCTTATGTATCTATTTAAAAAAAAGAGATAGAGTTAGCCTACTAATAAAAAAAAATTTAAAATTTTTAAAGACGTACTATCATTTGGTACAGTTCAATTACATCACAAGTGATGTAAAAAGATTTCTAACTTTTGTAAGTAATCGCTTTTTTTTTAATGGGTTGTGTTTTTGTGTATCAAAAAGGATAAGAAAATCCTTCCCAAAAGAATTTTCAAGAGCAATAGAAATAAATCTACCAGTTGATGATTCTTTTTATTCTTCAATTTCAAAGAAAAAAAAATCAAATAAAAAAAGAATCGCTTATTTAGGAAGACTTGATTACTCAAAAGGTGCAGATATTGCATACAAATTATTTAAAGAAATAAACACTTCTCCGGACTTCAAAAATATTGAGACTTTTATGTATTCTTATCCATGGGAAAATGATAATTTTTCACTACAGCTAGAGGAGGAATTAAAAAAAGATGAATATATTAAATATATAAGGGCAAATATTCATAATCAGAATGTTGAAGAAATAGATAATGATTTGAAGATTTTAATTGACTCGGTAGATTTGTTTATTTTGCCATACAGAAGTTTAGAAAATACTGTTGATTGTCCATTAGTTCCTTTGGAGATTAATGCTCGCAAAAAATTTATCTTAACTTCTAATCTTGAATGCATAAAAGATCTCAAATTGGAAAATATTTATTACAATGATTTTTTTCGCAATGAATTTATAATTTCTTTAAATTTAATAAAAAAAATTTTATTTAACATTAATCAAAGCAATTCTATTTTAGAAGTTGGAAATAAATATAGAACTTCAATAATATCTGAAAAAATTATTTATTCATTTAATAACTTTAATAAAAATTGTTTATGA